The Oncorhynchus gorbuscha isolate QuinsamMale2020 ecotype Even-year unplaced genomic scaffold, OgorEven_v1.0 Un_scaffold_4017, whole genome shotgun sequence genome window below encodes:
- the LOC124028316 gene encoding cytochrome c oxidase assembly protein COX14 homolog has translation MLTTAKRLADFGYRGFSASMMLLTLYGGYLCTMRGYRYMNKQKELQVAAENQAVEVLKP, from the coding sequence atgttgaccACCGCAAAGCGACTCGCCGACTTCGGATACCGGGGGTTTTCTGCCTCGATGATGCTGTTGACACTCTACGGGGGATACCTGTGTACCATGCGGGGATACCGCTACATGAACAAGCAAAAAGAGCTGCAGGTAGCGGCAGAAAACCAAGCCGTGGAGGTCCTCAAGCCATAG
- the LOC124028315 gene encoding pre-miRNA 5'-monophosphate methyltransferase-like, which translates to MATCGAESEVLDEKDDPGAAPYGNFINYYTFNPPENRLSLIPTTLIQDLGYGKDSSETILMLDVGCNSGDLTVALYRHLQQRVLSEDSTTPPDTDLQLLGFDLDETLILRAQQTNPFPQSISFIPLDITEDAASQTQLQDYLRQHGGFRFHLSLCLAVTMWVHLNHGDAALLGLLSRLASVSQHLLLEAQPWKCYRSAARRLRKLGRSDFDHFKELKIRGDVAEQAREHLEKHCGMALMQCFGSTSWDRRLLLFRRRETVDLHTVDLHLSQ; encoded by the exons ATGGCCACATGTGGAGCAGAGAGTGAAGTTCTGGATGAAAAAGATGATCCCGGTGCAGCACCATACGGCAATTTTATAAACTATTACACATTTAACCCACCAGAGAACCGTTTAAGCCTCATTCCGACCACACTTATTCAGGATTTGGGGTATGGCAAGGACAGCAGTGAAACCATATTGATGCTGGATGTCGGTTGCAATTCAGGG GACCTGACAGTGGCATTGTACAGACACCTTCAACAGAGAGTCTTGTCTGAAGACTCTACAACACCACCCGACACTGATCTCCAACTCCTGGGCTTCGACCTGGACGAAACCCTGATCCTCCGGGCCCAACAGACCAACCCTTTCCCCCAGAGCATCTCTTTCATTCCCTTAGACATCACTGAGGATGCTGCTAGCCAGACCCAGCTACAGGACTACCTGAGACAACATGGCGGCTTCCGCTTCCACCTCTCCCTGTGCCTGGCTGTTACCATGTGGGTCCACCTGAACCACGGAGACGCTGCCCTACTGGGGCTCCTCTCCCGGCTGGCCTCCGTCAGCCAACATCTCCTCCTGGAGGCCCAGCCCTGGAAGTGCTACCGTTCGGCTGCCCGGAGGCTGAGGAAGCTCGGGCGGTCTGACTTTGACCACTTCAAGGAGTTAAAGATCAGAGGAGATGTGGCAGAACAAGCCAGGGAACACTTAGAGAAACACTGTGGGATGGCACTGATGCAGTGTTTCGGTAGTACCAGCTGGGATCGTAGACTGCTCCTCTTTAGGAGAAGAGAGACGGTTGACCTACATACGGTTGACCTACATTTATCCCAGTAG